A region from the Thermoplasmata archaeon genome encodes:
- a CDS encoding HlyD family efflux transporter periplasmic adaptor subunit: protein MATLGDYKLQGLKDSRLFYMRNPPKFMYYTILIIVLILIGVAVWSCTAVKAEEVENSGIVVDSGVKSITNDVAGTIIEVYAREGDLVAKDDILFVLDSSVAEAERRNYENSLKHYENRLSLISEFMDAVENDKPNPFVNMGDEREFYEMMKSYENELEQTTYADQKETVRMKYLNNLYSQKTSAEKDIKSGLMYQELYNASVEKISKINRLLAAASEPGPGNNPFVRSSEKDFYEIYADFYQLCIDASFIPEYGTYYKMSTIKDFYNTWYNTKANLEKELIQYDSYVKQGEKAEDRLERIDTMINSLNRDTTSNPFIGSSTEPVEVEFYDLFNQYLSEYNQNNLDNKQEYVKLKYLSSIRSENSNAKDQTVQLKAQIASAEANIAKYTIKAANTGTVHYDLDIEVGSYVQTGAAIGNINSGSDKQIEMVVNAHDRVRLAVGQECRFTVDGLLQTEFGCVNGKIHSIADDATITKEGAFFKIRVSFDDQALIDDKGNQIEILNGMSVKTWTIYEKNTYMDYFLDGLGF from the coding sequence ATGGCAACTTTGGGGGATTACAAGCTTCAGGGACTGAAGGACAGCCGCCTATTCTACATGCGCAATCCCCCGAAGTTCATGTACTATACCATACTAATCATAGTACTGATCCTCATAGGGGTCGCGGTATGGTCGTGCACGGCCGTCAAGGCCGAAGAGGTGGAGAACTCCGGGATCGTGGTCGATTCTGGAGTGAAATCCATCACCAACGATGTCGCAGGCACCATAATAGAGGTGTATGCGAGAGAAGGAGATCTTGTAGCAAAGGATGACATCCTCTTCGTGCTGGATTCTTCCGTCGCAGAGGCGGAACGCAGGAATTACGAGAATTCGCTGAAGCACTATGAGAACAGACTGTCCCTTATCAGCGAATTCATGGATGCGGTCGAGAACGACAAACCGAATCCATTCGTCAACATGGGAGACGAGAGGGAGTTCTATGAGATGATGAAGTCGTACGAGAACGAACTCGAACAGACGACATATGCGGATCAGAAAGAAACTGTACGCATGAAATATCTCAACAATCTGTATTCCCAGAAGACCTCTGCAGAGAAGGACATCAAAAGCGGACTCATGTATCAGGAGCTATACAATGCCAGTGTGGAAAAGATAAGCAAGATCAACAGACTTCTGGCCGCGGCCTCTGAACCGGGTCCGGGCAACAATCCGTTCGTTAGGTCATCGGAGAAGGACTTCTATGAAATCTATGCCGATTTCTATCAGTTATGTATTGACGCTTCTTTTATCCCTGAATACGGCACCTATTACAAAATGAGCACCATTAAGGACTTCTACAATACTTGGTACAACACGAAGGCCAATCTGGAAAAAGAGCTTATTCAATACGACTCATACGTAAAACAGGGCGAAAAGGCGGAGGACAGGCTTGAGAGGATCGATACCATGATCAACTCCCTCAATAGGGATACCACTTCCAATCCTTTCATAGGCAGTTCCACGGAGCCGGTAGAAGTCGAATTCTACGATCTGTTCAATCAATACCTCTCCGAATACAACCAGAACAATCTGGACAACAAGCAGGAGTATGTGAAGCTGAAGTATCTTTCATCGATTAGAAGCGAGAACAGCAATGCCAAGGACCAGACTGTCCAGCTCAAGGCGCAGATCGCTTCGGCTGAAGCGAACATCGCGAAGTATACCATAAAGGCGGCGAACACCGGAACGGTCCACTATGACCTGGATATCGAAGTTGGTTCCTATGTGCAGACCGGAGCGGCCATCGGTAACATCAACAGCGGTTCGGACAAGCAGATCGAGATGGTCGTCAACGCCCATGACAGGGTAAGGCTTGCAGTCGGACAGGAATGCAGATTCACCGTCGATGGGCTCCTGCAGACCGAGTTCGGATGCGTTAACGGAAAGATACACTCCATCGCGGACGATGCCACCATTACCAAAGAGGGTGCGTTCTTCAAGATCAGAGTATCCTTCGATGATCAGGCCCTGATCGATGACAAGGGCAACCAGATCGAGATACTGAACGGTATGTCCGTAAAGACCTGGACCATATACGAGAAGAACACCTATATGGACTACTTCCTGGACGGATTGGGATTCTGA